In the genome of Zygosaccharomyces rouxii strain CBS732 chromosome G complete sequence, the window GCATGGAATCTTATTTTCCCTTCCACCTTTTGTTAAATACCGCCAAAAGGCCATTTCAGACTCATATCTTCAATCTAGCGTCAGCAGCTCATAATAACCATCTTTTCGTGGAGAATATTCTACCAACTACTCATGCTGGCAATACCCAACCATCAAGGTCGTTTTTGACTCGTATAGAAgaatcatttgaaaatgaCTGGGAATcagttaaagaagaaatggtaCGTCGTGCAGATCAAGAAGTTTTAGGACAAGGTTGGTTATTCTTAGTGGAAAACGCAAATAAAGAACTACACATTTTGTTAACACAGAATAATGGTACCCCATACTACTTCCCCAGAAAtcaattatttgatttgaaCAGTGCATTAACCCTGGAAGAGTTTGCTCAATTGCAGGAAGTAAGGAAATTGGTTAAATCTCGTGAAGGTCAAAAAGTTGAGGATTGGACTATGCCATTAATTTGCGTGTCGTTGTGGGATCAAGCATATTTGCACGATTATGGTGTCAAGAATAGATCTCAATACGTAAAGAATGTTCTCGACAATTTGAATTGGTCAGTGGTTAACAGCAGACTGTATTCCAGTGCACAGTAAAATTCTTAATGTGGATCATGTACATAGATAAGGTATAAAACGTATGTTATACAACTTTGACAGCTACGGGTTTACCGTACTCATCATTCACTATCGTAGCCCTGTGTCGGTGGCATAGAGGTTTTAAACAATCAGCAGTGAGCGGTTCGGGCATACCATGGAATTCCCAACCAATACTCTCATCACCCTGTGACAATTCATAGATAGTAACCACTTGTTGTAGTTTTCCAGCACTTTCGAACCATTGTAATATTAG includes:
- the RSM26 gene encoding mitochondrial 37S ribosomal protein mS42 (similar to uniprot|P47141 Saccharomyces cerevisiae YJR101W RSM26 Mitochondrial ribosomal protein of the small subunit); its protein translation is MIGSTLCRRGIHTVPKLPNAWLLQQQGIPNVLSAKGFQTLWNQHQKYLCDKLTLATSGTSMESYFPFHLLLNTAKRPFQTHIFNLASAAHNNHLFVENILPTTHAGNTQPSRSFLTRIEESFENDWESVKEEMVRRADQEVLGQGWLFLVENANKELHILLTQNNGTPYYFPRNQLFDLNSALTLEEFAQLQEVRKLVKSREGQKVEDWTMPLICVSLWDQAYLHDYGVKNRSQYVKNVLDNLNWSVVNSRLYSSAQ